Proteins encoded within one genomic window of Tamandua tetradactyla isolate mTamTet1 chromosome 11, mTamTet1.pri, whole genome shotgun sequence:
- the LOC143649765 gene encoding mitogen-activated protein kinase kinase kinase 9-like: protein MSYPMKRERSSKSHPGPVVHISDSPMDDRKELCTWEEELMWAALLQKILEELLWCREQELAEQEIDILEWELNIILHQLCQEKPQLKKHVGKFRKKSRLKIKDGNRISLLSDFQQKFTVQASPSMNKRKSLISSHSSPPANPTIIPRLRAIQCETIC, encoded by the exons gtCATCTAAATCTCACCCAGGACCTGTGGTCCATATAAGTGACAGTCCAATGGATGACAGAAAG GAGCTCTGCACCTGGGAGGAGGAGCTGATGTGGGCTGCGCTCCTGCAGAAAATCCTGGAAGAGCTGCTGTGGTGCAGGGAGCAGGAGCTGGCTGAGCAGGAGATCGACATCCTGGAGTGGGAGCTTAACATCATCCTCCACCAGCTGTGCCAGGAGAAGCCCCAACTGAAAAAACACGTGGGCAAGTTCAGGAAGAAGAGCCGGCTGAAGATTAAGGATGGCAACCGCATCAGCCTTCTCTCTG ATTTCCAGCAGAAGTTCACGGTGCAGGCATCTCCATCCATGAACAAAAGGAAGAGTCTGATCAGCAGCCACTCTAGTCCTCCTGCAAACCCCACCATCATTCCTCGCCTTCGTGCTATCCAGTGTGAGACAATTTGCTAA